The following is a genomic window from Eulemur rufifrons isolate Redbay chromosome 20, OSU_ERuf_1, whole genome shotgun sequence.
gtcaggaatgCTGCTTACTGCAGTGGTTCAGTCTCAGGGTCTCGAATAAGGTtgtagtcatctgaaggcttgactggggcagGAAGACCCTCAGGTAGGGGCAGGAGGCTTCATTTCCTCACCACCCATGGGCCTCTCCATAGGGCAACCcccaacatggcagctggcttccccagaGTAAGTGAGtggaatgaaagagagagagcacacaTGCACAAGAGCACAAAGATAGAAGCCACAATCATTTGTACCCAAGACTTGAAAGTGATGACATACCATCATCTCTGCTATTTGCTATTAGTCACACAGAATTCTGGTACAGTATGGGGGGGGTGGCCCACACAAAGGTGTGGATACCAAAGGGAGGAATATTTGGGTGCCATTTTAGAGGAGGCTAACTACTGCAAACCTAAATAGTAGattgattagttttgcctgtttttaaactgtatataaatagaatactgtcacccaggctggagtgcagggccgcagtcatagctcactgcagccttgaactcctagctaggcttaagccatcctcccgcttcagcctccctagtagctgggattacaggtgcatgccaccatgcctggctaatttttttaaaaaattctttgtagatatgggatctccctatgttgcccagactggtctcaaacttctggcctcaagcaatcctcctaccttggcctcccaaagtgctgggattataggtgtgagccaccgaggaCAGCCTCATCAACCTATTTATTGAATGtctcagttttaaattttttcctctgTTATAAAAACCTTGCATAAACATGTGAATAAATCTgcatttcacttcttttctttaaataagatTCCAATCCAAGACCATTTTCCAGTGATCTTTCAAGAGCCATTTTCAAGGCTCTTGAAAATATTGCAAAGTTCCTTTCCCAAAATACTGTATCcatctttccaaaatataaatttcttcatGTTCTTTCTGGTTCAAAAAGTCTAccatggccgggcatggtggctcacgcctgtaatcctagcactctgggaggccgaggtgggaggattgcctgagctcaggagttcgagaccagcctgagcaagagtgagaccccctgtctctactgaaaaatagaaagaaattagctggacaactaaaaatatacagaaaaaattagccgggcatggtggcgcatgcctgtagtcccagctactcaggaggctgaggcagaaagattgcttgaacccaggagtttgaggttgctgtgagctaggctgacgccacggcactccagcctgggtgacagagtgagaccctgtctctaaaaaaataaaataaaaatcaaagatcccccccaaaaaaggttaaaaatatccACTCCGCCAAAAGGCTAAAAAATACGAAAAATTGCTCAACTTTactcacaataaaaagaaatgaaaaatgaaagtgacTGTTGTTTTTACCTATCTGATTGGCAAGGATAAAGTTTGATAACACACTTAGTGTATTCAGGATGTAAGGAAATAGGCACTCTCACACTTTATTGACAGGAGGATAAACTGGTACATTTGCTATGTAGACCACTTTGCTAACgtccattaaaacaaaacaaaagccaattcATATGCTCATTTACCtgcaattccacttccaggaattattatttatttttttgagacagagtatcactctaaCACCCTgtttagagtgcagtggcatcatgatagctcactgcaacctcaaattcttgggctcaagtgatcctccaacttcagcctctggagtagctgagactgcaggaatataccaccacacctggctaactttttaaatttttttgtacagataggggtcttgctcttgctcaggctggtcttacactcctgagctcaagcactgCCCCCACTtaagcctcccagaatgctaggattacaggtatgagccactatgcctggcccacttccaggaatttttccCTTACAGATAAACTCCCATATATGCAGAATAATGAATGGACAAGttatagcattatttgtaatagttaaAGATTGGAAATGACCTAAATGTTCCCAAACAGGGGAATGGGCAATTGAATTATGGTATGTCCTTATAaagttcattaatttaaaaaattgaggcagCTTTAAAACGCATACGTCagtgaaaaaaagcaaggtgTAGAAGTGTTTACAGCATGCTACCCATTGTATAAAACatttatacatacaaatatgGTTTTGAATATAGCTACCATCTCTGAAAGGCTACACACGAAAGGTGGTAAGAGTGGTGACCTCTATGAGGGGAACTAGGGGCTGGAAAACTGGGTGGAAAAGGACTTAGTTTTCATTCCAtgctcttttgtttatttttaatattcagtgTTCCtgtatgcctatttttttaagcagTATATCTAGAAGCACATGTATATGCCTATTTTTAACCAACAAAACTAACATAAAACACCTTGCAATGTTTACAGTCAAGTCCAACTCATTTCCATGGTCAACTTTCCAACCTTCTCTCACACCATATTTGCCCTCCCTCACCACCTTCCAACCACATTGCTtctcttccagcctctagaacatGCCAAGACCTTCCTGCCTTAGGACATTGTACATGCTCTTACTCTCTGCCTAGGTTGATGTTCTCTAGGCTCTTCCTAGAGTTggcattttcttatctttatgcCTTGGGTTCAATGTCATCACTTCAAAGAGGCCATCCCTGGCCAccctaaataaataattgttgaataaacGCTTCTCTTTCACTGGGCAGGGAGGGTAGGGCTTACATCCTTGACCACCCAGTCTAAAGCAGCACCTCTCCCTTCACCCTCTTTATCACAATACCCTGATTTACTTTCTTAATAGCACTAGTCACTATGTGTAATTACCTTTTGAGCCTTTAACAATGtagtgtaaaaataaaatttttaaattaaaaagaaataattttgtgtattttcttttttttttctttctttttgaaacagagtctcactcagtggcccagcctagagtgctgtgatgtcagcctagctcacagcaacctcaaattcctgggctcaagtgatcctcctgcctcagcctcccgagtagctgagactacaggcacatgccacaacgctgggctaattttttctatttttagtagagatggggtcttgctgttgcttaggctagtcctgacctcaagcgatcctcctgcctcagcctcccagagtactaggattacaggcgtgagacactcACTACTTCTAGcccattcttgtcttgttcctaacCTATCTTCAGCAATCAAAAcaataaagatttgttgaatgaattcatgCAGCACATATCATGGGACATATACTGTTCTATGGACTTTACAAATAATAACTCtttaaatcctcacaataactcagTGAGATAGGTTGGTGTTATTACTCATTTTACtgttaaggaaattgaggcacagagtagTTGATAAACTTGCCCAACTGGTTGAATTACAATCCAGAGACAAAGTGCTTAGCCACACCGCGAcgctttttctatatataaactgATGGATAAAAcagactgaatgaatgaatgaatgaatgaatggaaatgtGACTACAAATGTTTTTTTGCGTCTGCAGATCCCTCAGATCTaccgccagggggcgcccgcTCCCCAGGCCTGATGTCAGTCACTCAAGGCGCGCACTCCCCTGCGTCTCGGGCTCGCGCGCGTTGCCGCGGCACCGGAAGTGACTGAGCTTGCAAGTTCCCCCGGTCTCttcaggggaaactgaggccggtTTGTTCAGGAGAGACGGCGAGAGCAGTCAGCAAGGTAGGCCAGCCCGGGCCCGCGGCGCAGAACACTGCCGCGAAGAGCCCTGACGTCTGGAAACCATCGGGCTGATGAAGGGGGATGTGGCCCCCCACGGCTCTCGGGGCTCGCAGGTGAGAGCGCCACCTCCCTTGTGTGTGACAGCTGTTCCGCCCAATGGGAGCTTTCGCCGTCCCGCTTCCGTGCCGACTGGGCTCGCTGATTGGCTACGTCGGGGCGGGCGGCTGGGGGCGAGACCCCTCCTCCCAGAAAGGTCTAGGGGGCGCCCCTGAGGGAGGGAGGTTGCCTAGCAACGGGGCGGTGGCTCGCCTAGTACTCGGCCTAGCTAGCGCGAGAAGCCGCGAGGCCGCCGCCCGCCCACCCTGGGCTCTGGAGAGGTGCCGCTCCTGGCCCCCGAGCCCTCCTGGGGGCTCCAAGAAGCTACCTTAGGCCTGTCCCCAGGAAAACGTGTTCTCAGCTGTGGGGAGCCTCGAGCGGGCCTCGACCCCTCCTTCTGACCTGAGGAGAGGCCCTGCGCCTCACCCTCACCCGGTCTTTGTGCAGGGCGCCGGCGGCCATTGTGTCCGGGCGGGGAATGGAGGACCCGGCAATCCCCCACCGCCACGTCCAGGGCCTTTGGGGAATTCAAAGAAAACTAGCGGCATTTGTGGGGGCTCTCCGGCCTTCAGCCTCCCGGAAAGGCCCGGGGGTGGCCTTTCGGAAGTCAGATCGCAGATCCGTGGCAGTTTCCCCCTCCTTGCGTCCATCATCGAAACCTTGAGCCCCATTGAGAAGTCCCTTCTGGGCTTTGGAAGCCTGACCCTAGGGTGGTActtaaataggaaaaacaaaaaaacaaaaaactaaacccGTACCAGCCACCTCCGAGAGAGTTCTCCTGGCTCCCAGTAGGAGGCGGAGAGCCAAGGGGCGTGCAAGAGCGAGGGGGCTGGGCTCCCGGGTGGCAGGAGGCCGCGGCCGCTCTCTGCAGCCGATCCGGGCGATGGAGGAGGAAGCAAGTGAGGGGGCTGGTTCCTGAGCGTCTCAATTCCTGTGTCGCCTTCTGAGCTCCCAGCCTTGCCGGGTCGTATGATCCCTCCGGCTGGAGTTGCTTTTTTTTGCCAGCCGCCGCGAGGCCGGCTGAGTTACCGGCATCCTGGCCACCACCTCCTCTCCCGACCTATGATACAAAAGATCTTCCGGGGGCTGCACCTGCCTGCTGTCGCCTGAGACGAATTTGAATgtaggtggggggcggggggcgttgCCCATGAGGGTGACTTTCCGAGGAAGGCATTTCGGAGAAGAGGGGGTGGGTGGAGTAAAAAAGGCCAGTGGGAGATTCAGAGCCCACTGGTGGTTTCAATTTGACTTCATTGAAGTCTTTTGGAACCTAGACCCAGACCTCCTAAGAGCCACGAAGAAACCAGTTCTGGTACCTGGAGGGGGATTGGGATGGTGTGGGGTTAATGGcatgcatattaatttttttttcctgaagctctttctctcccttcagaATCTTATCTTGGCTTTGGATCTTAGAAGAGAATCACTAAGCAGAGACCAGACTCAGTGAGTGAGCAGGTGTTTTGGACAATGGACTGGTTGAGCCCATCCCTATTATAAAAATGTCTCAGAGCAACCGGGAGCTGGTGGTTGACTTTCTCTCCTACAAGCTTTCCCAGAAAGGATACAGCTGGAGTCAGTTTATCGATGCAGAAGAGAACAGGACTGAGGCCCCAGAAGGGACTGAATCGGAGATGGAGACCCCCAGTGCCATTAATGGCAACCCATCCTGGCACCTGGCAGACAGCCCTCCAGCAAATGGAGCCACTGGCCACAGCAGCAGTTTGGATGCCCGGGAGGTGATCCCCATGGCAGCAGTGAAGCAAGCACTGAAGGAGGCGGGCGATGAGTTTGAACTGCGGTACCGGCGGGCATTCAGTGACCTGACATCCCAGCTCCACATCACCCTAGGGACAGCATATCAAAGCTTTGAACAGGTAGTGAATGAACTCTTCCGGGATGGGGTAAACTGGGGTCGCATTGTGGCCTTTTTCTCCTTCGGCGGGGCCCTATGCGTGGAAAGCGTAGACAAGGAGATGCAGGTATTGGTGAGTCGGATCGCAACTTGGATGGCCACTTACCTGAATGACCACCTAGAGCCTTGGATCCAGGAGAACGGCGGCTGGGTAAGAACCAAGCCCCTTGTGTGTCCCTTTTCTTTGGCCTCTGGTCAGAGAGATCTCCAACAGCCTTTCCCTATATCTGTTGTGTTGGATGATTGTTGGAGGTGTTGATTCTTAAGGAGACCTGACCGGCCTCATTTCACCACAAGAGGTCAACTGTTGGGAAATATGGATGACCCAGTTCTTGAAGGACCAGGCATATTTCACTCTGGTCATCCTCATGACTGCACTCTTTCATACTTGTGTTCCAATTTCTCAGCAAAGAAAAACATAGCCGGTGTGTTCATTTGGCCCAAAACCTGAGAGAGTGGGAAGTTAGCTCAGTGTTCCCTTTATCCTGACGCAGTCATTCACCACGTAAAGGGGTCATGAGTATTGTGCCTGGAGAAGATGATGAGCATCATAACCCACAGGCCCTTCCATCCTTTCTCCCGCAGAGGTGTCAGTCCTATCCAGAGCTTCTCTCCCCCAAATCAGTTTCCCTTTATTTTGGAGTTTGCATGTATGGTATTTTCCTCTCAGACCAGACCGACGCATGGCCAGGCAGGAGTTCCCCTGGCTTGGATGGGTAAGATTGTCAGATTTTAGGGCAGTGCAGGCTGTGCAGGTTGTGTTTGCGCTGCGCACCCTAGGTTCATTTTCCCCAAAGTGTGCAACTTTCTGCATGGATGGCTTGTTTGTGGAGCTCTTGCTGTGTCACACGTTAAGCCTGGGGACTTTGCACCTCACTGCCTGGGGTCCGTTGGGGAGCTCCAGCTGCTCTGCCTGTTAACTTTCCGGCCAGGGCCCTGGGGCCTCTTCACTGAGCGCTGTTTGCTGGCAAAGCAAGAACCTGGTCTGTGGGGCTCTGAGGGACATTAAGATTTGGTAACAGACTTTGGATGAAGGTGTCAGTGCCAGCCGTGTCACtcaattagctgtgtgaccttggacaggccAGTTTACCTtcttgagccttagtttcttccaCTAAAAAAATGTGGCAAGCTTTCCTTGCCTTACAGGGTATTGTAAATCTTGGAGATAATATGAGCACAGTGACTGACACTGGCAAGTTCCTTTTCCAGGGAGGGAAATTTCTCTTGCCCATCATGGTGTCGGGATGAGATATTGGTGAGAGCTTCTTTAGCAGTGGTCACTGTAGGCAATTTTTGCTCTTCAGTGAACTCAGTTCTATTTCCTTGCTTATCTCCCTGCCTCAGGAAGGTGCAGGGCTTATGAGAGGTACTCTGTTCCCTCAAAGTATGCAGAAAATCGACAGACTGTGCAAAATAAGTCATCTATTGAAGGAGCTGAGGTGGAAGGGCCACGTACCGTGCACTCAGGAATGTCAGGAATGCAATTGTCCTTAGGCTGGGCCTAGGGTGTGGCAGGCACTCCACTTTACCACTGAGCAAGAGACCTGAGTTTGCCCTGGAACTCCACCCTCTCTCTCATTTCCCATTTCCTTGCAACTTTATCAACTCTTCCTCTCCACCAGCTCTTGTAAAAGGCAAGGGAGTCAAGTCAGTAGAGGTCAGATGACAGGGGTGGGTTTGGGACAGGTAAAGGTGGTGGGCTTTCTTGAGCTAAGGCTGACCAGACTTGAAAGCCATTCTGTAAATGAACTCCCCGGGGGGATAAATGATTAAATAGTTCCTGTGGGTTGGTGCAATGACCTCTCCTATTCCCTCCTGCTTTGATTCTCTTGTGGGGCAAATAGTTGTTCAGCTGATTACAGGAAGGACAGGATTCCAGTGCTTCAGACATGCCCTCTGAGGCATCTCCAAGTAGGTACTTGGGCTGCTTGCCCACTTTGCCTGACTGTTGTCTTTGGCTGGTGGTCCTAATACCAGGTGGGTTGTTGCCAGCTGTAAACAAAAGGCAGTCTGAAGGAGGGACCTGGTCTGCCAATGGGACTCTGCAGAGGGCTACCCCGACCAGAGAATTGCCAGCTGCCCAGCGTAGCCTGTGAAAGAGGTCTTAGACACAGCAGCTCTGGGCAAGTTCATTAGATCTCCACTGGACTGAAATTCCATCTTCCACCTCTTTGCTTAAAAATTATCAGAGCCCGTCGGACAACATACCACATGTCACTTCCTCTTGGTGAACAGAGGGAATGTGTGCAGAAGAGCCAGTTATGTCAGAACCATTTCTGGGCATGCATTCTCCCCCTGAGGCCAGGGGGTAAAGGTAAAGAACATTTGACTCAGGATCCTTTGAGTCAGGGTACTGGTACCTGCCCACTTCCCTCTCAGGTACCATCCTGTTCGAAGCTGCACAAACTGACTGCTGCAGTGGCATCTCATAACCTTCCTGGAGGCTGCAGCTGGGAGATCCTTGAGTATAGGAATTATGGGCCATTCTACCCAGGGGCATGCTCTAAATTTAGTATCCctaaaggaaagaggaaggaaattagCCTTTATTGAGTACCTCTTAAGTATTAGGCATTGTGTTAGGTCTTTTACTTAGGCagccaatatttactgagcatacATGGTACCTTCCCTTATGGAAATTACATGTTGTTTCTTGTAGTCCACATAATAACCTTCCAACATAGGTGAGTTTATTCCCAGTTTACACATGAAGCTTCTAGTGGCTAAGTGACTGACCCTAGGTAACCCTTAGCCAGTTAAGTGTCTGAATGAGAATTTACACTGACATTGGCCTAACTCTAAAGCCTAAACACTTTCCATTCATATTAGGTTGTCCAGGGAGTAATAAAGTGACCCAGACAGACTGgaacagaaagacagagaagCTGTTGGCCCAAGCAAAACATGCCTGTGAAGATGCTTACTCTGGGCCGTGATCCTGGCATTGTTTAGGTAGCTGTGGGAAGGGTAGTGCCTTTGTCAAGAGTAGCAGGTTCCCAAAAGCATGTGGGTTAGCCTCAAGCTTCTGGCACTGGTGAATCTCTGACATGGCAGGTGTCAAGTAGGTATCAAAGTTTTGCCCAGAGCGGACTTCTTAGTTTTCTTGTTGTTAAAGCCCTCTCCGGCCCTGCTAATAGATGACAGTGGTGTGTGTAGGGGGAGAAGGTGTTTTGCCCCAGGTATTTCTACTTAATCATGGATTGCTGCTTTAAGGACTGGAATTCCAGACTCTTAGCCACACTGTTTCCTGCCTGGAATCACCTGATTAAATGCTGACCGTGTTCTGGTCTGTCTTGTCCATCTGTCTCTCCCACCTGTAAAGTGGAATAATGATAGCCAGCTGCCATAGCTTGACTCATAAATGATCTAGAACAAAAGCCCTTCCCCTACCTTAATGGTAGGGTGGAAGTACTTCTTTTAATGAATGGGCTTCCTCCCTCAGGGAACTGACTTTGACCCCTGGAGTTATTCGTTAAGAATCAAAGGTAGTCCCTGAGACACTTACCTAGAATATTATATACGTGACCTTCCCTGAAGGGACAGAATTGTTTCTGGGGCTTTCCAATGGGAATATGGGCA
Proteins encoded in this region:
- the BCL2L1 gene encoding bcl-2-like protein 1, giving the protein MSQSNRELVVDFLSYKLSQKGYSWSQFIDAEENRTEAPEGTESEMETPSAINGNPSWHLADSPPANGATGHSSSLDAREVIPMAAVKQALKEAGDEFELRYRRAFSDLTSQLHITLGTAYQSFEQVVNELFRDGVNWGRIVAFFSFGGALCVESVDKEMQVLVSRIATWMATYLNDHLEPWIQENGGWDTFVELYGNNAAAESRKGQERFNRWFLTGMTVAGVVLLGSLFSRK